One genomic region from Lusitaniella coriacea LEGE 07157 encodes:
- a CDS encoding FG-GAP repeat domain-containing protein, with translation MITFQQGNDLFQVNKNLASPTFADIDGDGDLDAVVGQNDGLVSVFLNDGTTTTPSFTEQVGAANPFNTYNTFVDGLGVFPTNAREPFTVSMPALADIDGDGDLDAFIGTLGDGDNPVGTDSSVRFFRNNGTAMMPMFVRDTAANPLDLADLGAAAYASPTFADIDGDGDLDALVGIRSTAGSTTGNTIFYENQGNNTTPTFVQNDAANPFQGVNIAAGAEVRVVPTFADADMDGDLDAFLGETNPVGGGSGTVRFFENRGTANNAMLFEVTGADNPFNDLNGTAALEQVAPAFADLNGDGFPDAIFGSRLPSTIRFFANTTNQTPPPPP, from the coding sequence ATGATTACATTTCAACAAGGTAATGACCTTTTTCAGGTCAATAAAAATTTAGCCTCCCCAACCTTTGCCGATATTGATGGGGATGGAGATTTAGATGCAGTTGTCGGTCAAAATGACGGTCTGGTAAGCGTTTTCCTCAATGATGGCACGACAACAACTCCCAGCTTTACCGAACAAGTGGGAGCTGCAAATCCCTTTAATACCTACAACACCTTTGTTGACGGTTTGGGGGTTTTTCCTACCAATGCGAGAGAACCCTTCACCGTTAGTATGCCGGCTTTAGCCGATATTGATGGAGACGGGGATTTAGATGCCTTTATCGGCACCCTCGGCGATGGCGATAATCCCGTAGGAACGGATAGCTCGGTTCGGTTTTTCCGCAACAATGGAACGGCTATGATGCCCATGTTCGTGCGAGATACGGCGGCTAACCCCCTCGATCTCGCCGATTTGGGAGCCGCAGCATACGCTTCCCCTACCTTTGCGGATATTGATGGGGATGGAGATTTAGATGCGTTGGTTGGGATTCGCAGTACAGCAGGTTCAACAACAGGCAACACAATTTTCTATGAAAACCAGGGGAATAACACAACCCCAACTTTTGTCCAAAATGATGCTGCCAACCCTTTCCAAGGAGTCAATATTGCTGCCGGTGCAGAGGTTCGCGTTGTCCCAACCTTTGCGGATGCAGACATGGATGGGGATTTAGACGCTTTTCTCGGGGAGACGAACCCCGTAGGCGGCGGAAGCGGAACGGTTCGCTTCTTTGAGAACCGGGGAACTGCAAATAATGCGATGTTGTTTGAAGTCACCGGGGCAGATAATCCTTTCAACGACCTCAACGGAACGGCGGCGCTAGAACAAGTTGCCCCTGCATTTGCAGACCTGAATGGCGATGGCTTCCCGGATGCCATATTTGGCAGTCGGTTGCCCAGCACGATCCGATTTTTTGCCAATACAACTAACCAAACGCCGCCTCCACCACCAC